The following proteins are co-located in the Manihot esculenta cultivar AM560-2 chromosome 7, M.esculenta_v8, whole genome shotgun sequence genome:
- the LOC110619646 gene encoding probable serine/threonine-protein kinase PBL10 translates to MGLCLSVGANRSRPGKRKAMNPRYRSQLLMRRNDMNASGEKGEVLQHPELKMFRFSELKAATLDFNQNNVVDQGGYGPVFKAWINLDTLTAASPETGMLVAVKMLDQNGSHDLQEWLTEIKQQAPLCHPNIVKLIGYCLENAHWLLVYQYMPNGSLENHLFTRGNLSWKQRIEIAVGAARGLAFLHNEADVVFRDFHTSNILLDLNFNAKLSHFGLTKDGPSDAKSHITTRVLGMEWYLAPEYINTGHLRKSGDVYSYGVVLLEVLSGRRAMEMNMETPERNLVKWAKPWLNHKRKFLNVVDPRLNGQFSSTDVLKAGQLAYQCLSSDPNQRPKMDAVVKALEQLASSLPSERDTSAF, encoded by the exons ATGGGACTGTGTCTCAGTGTAGGAGCCAACCGCAGCCGTCCTG gaaaaagaaaagcaatGAACCCAAGATATAGAAGCCAATTATTGATGAGGAGAAATGATATGAATGCTTCAGGAGAAAAGGGTGAAGTCCTGCAGCATCCAGAGTTGAAGATGTTTAGATTCAGTGAGCTCAAAGCAGCTACCTTGGATTTCAATCAGAATAACGTTGTGGATCAAGGTGGCTATGGTCCTGTGTTCAAAGCCTGGATTAATTTGGATACGTTAACAGCTGCCTCGCCTGAGACAGGCATGCTTGTTGCTGTCAAAATGCTTGACCAAAATGGTTCCCATGATCTTCAGGAATGGCTG ACAGAAATCAAGCAGCAGGCACCATTATGCCATCCAAATATAGTGAAGTTGATAGGTTATTGCTTGGAAAATGCTCACTGGCTTCTTGTCTACCAGTATATGCCCAACGGCAGCTTGGAGAATCATCTCTTTACAA GAGGTAATCTTTCTTGGAAACAGCGTATAGAAATTGCTGTTGGTGCTGCGAGGGGATTAGCATTTCTTCATAATGAGGCAGACGTTGTATTTCGAGACTTCCATACATCTAATATCCTACTTGACTTG AACTTCAACGCTAAACTTTCACACTTTGGATTAACAAAGGATGGACCATCAGATGCTAAATCCCATATCACCACAAGAGTATTGGGCATGGAGTGGTATTTGGCCCCCGAGTACATCAACACTG GTCATTTAAGGAAAAGTGGAGATGTATATAGCTATGGAGTTGTATTGCTGGAGGTGTTGAGTGGGAGGAGAGCCATGGAGATGAACATGGAAACACCAGAAAGAAATTTAGTTAAGTGGGCAAAGCCATGGCTTAACCATAAACGCAAATTTCTCAACGTAGTGGACCCTCGTCTCAAtgggcaattttcatcaactgaTGTGTTGAAAGCAGGGCAGCTCGCATACCAATGCCTCTCATCGGACCCAAACCAGAGACCTAAGATGGATGCTGTTGTAAAAGCCTTGGAACAACTAGCTTCTTCACTTCCTTCCGAAAGAGACACTTCTgccttttag
- the LOC110619647 gene encoding receptor-like cytoplasmic kinase 176 isoform X1: MGSCLSSVIKSKPPLRKEDDRPLEEPLDTQIKGEILQSPNLKSFCFSELKKATGGFYHGYYLGGGNFGLVFKAWIDEHSLEAAMPNTGMPIAVKKLDQKRCQGQQEWLTEIKFLGQLCHPNLVKLIGYSLEDDQRLLVYEFMPNGSLENHIFGKSSDMQPLSWNLRMKVALGAARCLKFLHDEVNAIYRDFKVSDILLDENFNAKLSDFGLARDGPMDDKTHVTTRVMGTIGYMCPEYVATGHLTRKSDVYSFGVVFLQILSGRRSKEINRPPGEQNLVEWAKASLSSKRNGFQVLDKRMEGQYKIGDAQIALHLARRCLSKEVKDRPNMEQVVEVLEQLYIRKQWRHPRVNPAKDQ, encoded by the exons ATGGGTTCGTGCTTGAGTTCTGTAATCAAGTCTAAGCCTCCTCTTCGCAAAG AGGATGATAGGCCACTAGAAGAGCCTCTGGATACTCAAATAAAAGGTGAAATCCTACAGTCTCCCAATTTGAAGAGTTTCTGCTTTAGTGAACTGAAAAAAGCAACGGGAGGCTTCTATCATGGTTACTATTTGGGTGGAGGTAATTTTGGTCTTGTCTTCAAAGCATGGATTGATGAACATTCATTAGAGGCTGCTATGCCTAACACAGGCATGCCTATTGCTGTAAAGAAGCTTGATCAAAAGCGTTGCCAGGGTCAGCAAGAATGGTTG ACAGAAATCAAATTCCTGGGGCAGCTATGTCATCCAAATCTTGTTAAATTGATTGGTTATTCGCTCGAGGATGATCAACGTCTTCTGGTCTATGAGTTCATGCCAAATGGCAGCTTGGAGAATCATATATTTGGAA AGAGTTCTGACATGCAACCGCTCTCCTGGAATCTCCGTATGAAAGTTGCTCTTGGTGCTGCTAGGTGTCTCAAATTTCTCCATGATGAGGTTAATGCGATATATCGAGACTTTAAAGTTTCAGATATTCTACTTGATGAA AACTTTAACGCAAAGCTCTCTGACTTTGGTTTAGCCAGAGATGGGCCTATGGATGATAAAACCCATGTCACCACAAGAGTTATGGGTACAATAGGGTATATGTGTCCTGAGTATGTGGCCACAG GTCATCTAACAAGAAAAAGTGACGTATACAGTTTCGGGGTGGTCTTCCTCCAAATTCTATCTGGCAGGCGAAGTAAAGAAATAAATAGACCTCCCGGAGAACAAAATTTAGTTGAGTGGGCAAAGGCTTCTCTTAGCAGCAAACGTAACGGTTTTCAAGTGTTGGATAAGCGCATGGAAGGACAGTATAAGATTGGTGACGCGCAAATAGCACTCCATCTTGCCCGCCGGTGCTTATCAAAAGAAGTGAAGGATAGGCCAAATATGGAACAAGTGGTCGAAGTTCTTGAACAACTTTATATCCGGAAACAATGGAGACATCCAAGGGTAAACCCTGCCAAAGATCAATGA
- the LOC110619647 gene encoding receptor-like cytoplasmic kinase 176 isoform X2: MGSCLSSVIKSKPPLRKEDDRPLEEPLDTQIKGEILQSPNLKSFCFSELKKATGGFYHGYYLGGGNFGLVFKAWIDEHSLEAAMPNTGMPIAVKKLDQKRCQGQQEWLTEIKFLGQLCHPNLVKLIGYSLEDDQRLLVYEFMPNGSLENHIFGKSSDMQPLSWNLRMKVALGAARCLKFLHDENFNAKLSDFGLARDGPMDDKTHVTTRVMGTIGYMCPEYVATGHLTRKSDVYSFGVVFLQILSGRRSKEINRPPGEQNLVEWAKASLSSKRNGFQVLDKRMEGQYKIGDAQIALHLARRCLSKEVKDRPNMEQVVEVLEQLYIRKQWRHPRVNPAKDQ, translated from the exons ATGGGTTCGTGCTTGAGTTCTGTAATCAAGTCTAAGCCTCCTCTTCGCAAAG AGGATGATAGGCCACTAGAAGAGCCTCTGGATACTCAAATAAAAGGTGAAATCCTACAGTCTCCCAATTTGAAGAGTTTCTGCTTTAGTGAACTGAAAAAAGCAACGGGAGGCTTCTATCATGGTTACTATTTGGGTGGAGGTAATTTTGGTCTTGTCTTCAAAGCATGGATTGATGAACATTCATTAGAGGCTGCTATGCCTAACACAGGCATGCCTATTGCTGTAAAGAAGCTTGATCAAAAGCGTTGCCAGGGTCAGCAAGAATGGTTG ACAGAAATCAAATTCCTGGGGCAGCTATGTCATCCAAATCTTGTTAAATTGATTGGTTATTCGCTCGAGGATGATCAACGTCTTCTGGTCTATGAGTTCATGCCAAATGGCAGCTTGGAGAATCATATATTTGGAA AGAGTTCTGACATGCAACCGCTCTCCTGGAATCTCCGTATGAAAGTTGCTCTTGGTGCTGCTAGGTGTCTCAAATTTCTCCATGATGAG AACTTTAACGCAAAGCTCTCTGACTTTGGTTTAGCCAGAGATGGGCCTATGGATGATAAAACCCATGTCACCACAAGAGTTATGGGTACAATAGGGTATATGTGTCCTGAGTATGTGGCCACAG GTCATCTAACAAGAAAAAGTGACGTATACAGTTTCGGGGTGGTCTTCCTCCAAATTCTATCTGGCAGGCGAAGTAAAGAAATAAATAGACCTCCCGGAGAACAAAATTTAGTTGAGTGGGCAAAGGCTTCTCTTAGCAGCAAACGTAACGGTTTTCAAGTGTTGGATAAGCGCATGGAAGGACAGTATAAGATTGGTGACGCGCAAATAGCACTCCATCTTGCCCGCCGGTGCTTATCAAAAGAAGTGAAGGATAGGCCAAATATGGAACAAGTGGTCGAAGTTCTTGAACAACTTTATATCCGGAAACAATGGAGACATCCAAGGGTAAACCCTGCCAAAGATCAATGA